A genome region from Candidatus Omnitrophota bacterium includes the following:
- a CDS encoding tetratricopeptide repeat protein yields FRKAREVNPKNNRAYFELGWIFQNQSRHLETEFLFSKAIEGDPQNAWLYVGLGQSCREQGRFSEAEAAFKKALELDPRNDWARGILKVLYIEMGDMRLARGCEQQAKGLRKSYYPRVVIDNYRKLKTVLDERGIVYVCMQYPLRSIEPLKEIFRGEAGDIIFVDNQKVFREALERRGYNEYFTDMVGGDFGHCTPKGNRLLAENIADVILEKVFAVKIKYAE; encoded by the coding sequence TTTAGGAAGGCCAGGGAAGTTAACCCCAAGAACAATAGGGCTTATTTTGAGCTGGGGTGGATCTTTCAAAACCAAAGCAGGCATTTGGAAACCGAGTTTTTGTTCAGCAAGGCCATCGAAGGCGATCCCCAAAACGCCTGGTTATATGTCGGCCTGGGGCAGTCTTGCCGGGAGCAGGGCAGATTTTCCGAAGCCGAGGCGGCATTTAAGAAAGCCCTGGAATTGGATCCCCGAAATGATTGGGCGCGCGGAATATTAAAAGTGTTGTATATCGAAATGGGAGATATGAGACTTGCCCGGGGATGCGAGCAGCAGGCCAAGGGATTAAGGAAATCTTATTATCCTCGGGTTGTGATCGATAATTACCGCAAACTCAAAACGGTGTTGGATGAGCGGGGGATAGTGTATGTCTGTATGCAATATCCCCTGCGCAGTATAGAGCCGTTAAAGGAGATCTTCCGCGGCGAGGCCGGGGATATCATTTTCGTGGATAATCAAAAAGTCTTCCGGGAAGCCCTGGAGCGCAGGGGCTATAATGAATATTTCACGGATATGGTCGGCGGCGACTTCGGCCATTGCACCCCAAAGGGCAACAGGCTTTTGGCGGAGAATATCGCGGATGTCATATTGGAGAAGGTGTTTGCGGTAAAAATAAAATATGCTGAATAG